A single region of the Sciurus carolinensis chromosome 14, mSciCar1.2, whole genome shotgun sequence genome encodes:
- the Cercam gene encoding inactive glycosyltransferase 25 family member 3 isoform X2 has protein sequence MDNTTEMLQEWLAAVGNDYATVFWRPEGESRPYPNEEGPKHWTKERHQFLMELKQEVLTFARSWGADYVLFADTDNILTNSQTLRLLVEKGLPVVAPMLDSQTYYSNFWCGITPQGYYRRTAEYFPTKNRQRRGCFRVPMVHSTFLVSLRAEGTSQLAFYPPHPNYTWPFDDIIVFAYACQAAGVSVHVCNEQRYGYMNVGVKSHQGLEDEKVNFIHLILEALVDGPRMQASAHVSRPPKRPSKMGFDEVFVISLARRPNRRERMLSSLWEMEISGRMVDAVDGRLLNSSILRNLGVDLLPGYQDPYSGRTLTKGEVGCFLSHYSIWEEVVARGLARVLVFEDDVRFQSNFRGRLKQLMEEVEAQKLPWDLIYLGRKQVNPEEEVAVEGVPGLVVAGYSYWTLAYTLSLAGARKLLASQPLRRMLPVDEFLPIMFDQHPNEQYKAHFWPRDLQAFSAQPLLAAPTHYAGDAEWLSDTETSSPWDDDSGCLISWTGSQKTMRDPVLDLAGSSGHSLHPLPRDEL, from the exons ATGGACAACACCACAGAGATGCTGCAGGAGTGGCTGGCAGCCGTGGGCAATGACTATGCAACTGTGTTCTGGAGGCCCGAAGGGGAGTCCAG GCCCTACCCCAATGAAGAGGGTCCCAAGCACTGGACCAAAGAAAGGCACCAGTTTCTGATGGAGTTGAAGCAGGAAGTCCTGACTTTTGCCAGGAGCTGGGGCGCTGACTATGTCCTG TTTGCAGACACAGACAACATTCTGACCAACAGCCAGACACTGCGGCTTCTGGTGGAGAAGGGGCTGCCAGTGGTGGCCCCCATGCTGGACTCCCAGACCTACTACTCCAACTTCTGGTGTGGGATCACCCCCCAG GGCTACTACCGCCGCACAGCTGAATACTTCCCCACCAAGAACCGCCAGCGCCGGGGCTGCTTCCGGGTCCCCATGGTCCACTCTACCTTCCTGGTGTCCCTGCGGGCTGAGGGGACATCCCAGCTTGCCTTCTACCCACCTCATCCCAACTACACGTGGCCCTTCGATGACATCATTGTCTTCGCCTATGCCTGTCAGGCTGCTG GGGTCTCAGTCCACGTGTGCAATGAGCAACGTTATGGATACATGAACGTGGGGGTGAAATCCCACCAGGGGCTGGAGGACGAGAAGGTCAACTTTATCCACCTGATCTTGGAAGCACTAG TGGATGGGCCTCGCATGCAGGCCTCAGCTCACGTGTCGCGGCCCCCGAAGAGGCCCAGCAAGATGGGTTTTGATGAG GTCTTTGTCATCAGCCTGGCCCGCAGGCCCAACCGCCGTGAGCGCATGCTGAGCTCGCTCTGGGAGATGGAGATCTCTGGGCGGATGGTGGATGCTGTGGATGGCAG GCTGCTCAATAGCAGTATCCTGAGGAACCTTGGCGTGGacctgcttcctggctaccaggaCCCCTACTCAGGTCGCACGCTGACCAAGGGTGAGGTGGGCTGCTTCCTTAGCCACTACTCCATCTGGGAAGAG GTGGTGGCCAGGGGTTTGGCCCGGGTCCTGGTGTTCGAGGACGACGTGCGCTTTCAAAGCAACTTCCGGGGGCGACTGAAGCAGCTGATGGAGGAGGTGGAGGCCCAGAAGCTTCCGTGGGACCTCAT CTACCTCGGCCGAAAGCAGGTGAACCCTGAAGAGGAAGTGGCTGTGGAGGGAGTGCCGGGCCTGGTGGTGGCCGGCTACTCCTATTGGACACTGGCGTACACCCTGAGCCTGGCGGGTGCCCGCAAGCTGCTGGCCTCTCAGCCTCTGCGCCGCATGCTGCCTGTGGATGAGTTCCTGCCCATCATGTTTGACCAGCACCCCAA TGAGCAGTACAAGGCACACTTCTGGCCAAGGGACCTGCAGGCCTTCTCAGCCCAGCCCCTGCTTGCTGCCCCCACCCACTATGCAGGGGATGCTGAGTGGCTCAGTGACACAGAGACGTCCTCTCCTTGGGATGATGACAGTGGCTGCCTCATCAGCTGGACTGGCTCTCAGAAGACCATGCGTGACCCTGTCCTGGACCTGGCTGGCAGCAGTGGGCACAGCCTCCATCCCCTTCCCCGAGATGAGCTCTAG